The Spirulina subsalsa PCC 9445 region TATGCCCATAAGGCCAGAAGTCAAAAGATAATACCACCTCATAGGTATTTCGTCCCATCACCATCACATCGACAGAATTCATAAACATCTGATAACCATAGTCTTCTATTTCAGTTCCATCAGAGGAGGTGGAACTGTAATCTGGATCATTCAGCCAATCAAGATCGCCATTTGTGCGAGCAATAAATCCATCTAAACTGGTAGCAATATAGCTGGTAATTTTCATGGTATTTGATTAATCCAATCTAAAATCAGTTAAAAACAAGCTCAAAATGTTACAATTGACAGAGGCTTGTCAAGACATTATCTATTAACATGAAACCTATTGTTACAATTGCCCTGCTATTGGGACTGTTAAGTGCCTGTGGGAACGAAGGAGGTTCTAATGGGGTGGGACAATTACCTGCGGGGAGCAGAAACGACGGGAATTGTCCAGCACCTCCCGCGTCTCCTGTGGAATTAACAGCCGTTGAAAATGTGGAATTTTATGCAGATCGCTTCAATTTTCAGATTCGAGACATTCAACAGGATGGTCAAATTTTACGGTTTCAATCCTCAAATTATGATTTTGTTTACTGTAACGAAACCTGGACCGTTCAACGGGGAACCTATCAAGCGCCACCCCCCAAAACATGGGAAGAACAACAAGCAGAACTTGAAGATCCAACCTATCAATCCTTCGAGGTAAACGGACAGCTTTATTATTATCGCGCTTATTTAGATCCGAGTCCCCTAGCGAATCCCAATCAACTCTCCCAGAGAGTCATTTTTGAGATCGTTCCCCCCGGTCAAGATGAACCCATTGTAACAACACTCTACACCGTGCAGCAGTTAAGAAACGCCAATCTGGGGGCGGAATTATCGGATCCGCGAGAGATTCATGGAATTGTTTATCGCGATCGCCCGCTTTGGGTAGTTTCCGCCTATAAAGGAGAAGGATTTAGTGGAATTGCCACCTTCATCACCTACGATCCCGAACAGGAAACCGTTATTATCAGTCAACCCCCAGAAATTGCGGGTCAAGTAATCACCGATCTCAAAGTGAGTCCCGATGATACCCTCTGGATGACCACCCAACTCTCTGGGGAAGGGAATCCCTTCTATCCCGGAATGGGGTTAGTCTCCTATCAACCCCCTGCCAACAGTCTCCAAGGGGGACAAGTGCGCTCCTTCCATGTGCGCAATAGTCCCCTCCTTGGAGCCATTCCCACCCGGATTCACATGGATGGAAATACCCTCTGGGTGGGTACTGGCAACGGCATCTGTCAAGTGAACACCCAACAAGTCGAAACAGCCCAAGGATGGGATTGTTGGCGCTTTGCCTTAATGGTCGAGGGTGACAATAGAACCATTGCACTCCATAGCCATTCCCAAAGTGAGAATCCCAGCGCGGAAATGACCCTAAACGACCCCCTAGAGGTGTTATGGTGGGTACCCGGGGGTGAATCCGTCTCAGATCCCGGACGGTATGAAGTCCGCTATGAACCGGGATTTGAAGCCACCTTACGGGAAGGTCGCCGATTTTGGGGGTTTGACCCTGAAGACTTCCCCCCCGATTATCTGTATCCCCTATATTGGTCTGGGTCAGAATGGCATTGGAATGGCGATCGCTTTATTCGGGGATTTGATGCCGTTAGCTTGAACTTCTTCGGAGGAGGCCCCCCAGCCATCCGACAAGATCCCGACAATTACGACTTTCCCCCCGATTTACGCGCTGTGCGAGGAGACTTAACCATTCTAGACATCCAAGACGAAACAATGAATATTCGGCACCATTCCGCTTGGATAGACGACAAACAACTCTCTCCTTACCTCACCCTTTTACCCGTCCAACAGGTCGAAAATCCCCAAGGCGATCCACTCCTCCCCTAATCCCCCTCTTTTCCCATCCCCTTTAAATGTTTCATGGTCGCTAAAATTTGTTCAATAGCGACCGATTGCTGATGAGTATTCAAAGAAATCTGCTCCGAATTGACCACAATATGATTGACTGCACTAACCACCGTTTGCAAAGCATCCTGACTATCAGAAGTGACTTGGACTGTTGAACTCATCGCAGATTGGATCTTTTCCACTAAGTGATTAATCGCTGCCGCAGAACTTTGACTTTGGTCTGACAAACGACGGATTTCCTCGGCAATAACATTAAATCCCGCTCCATTTACCCCTGAACGAACTGCTTCAACCGCCGCATTCAACGCCAGCATATTCGTTTGATTCGCTAAATCACTAACCACAGCAGAGATTATGCCAATTTTATTAACTTGCTGATTTAAATCACCAATTTCTGTAGTCAATCTTTTGACATTCTCTTGTAAGCTAAAATGATTATAACTTTCCACTAAATTGTCTTGTCCCTCAATCAAAGATAATACCCTGTGCGCTCCCTTCGCTGCCTCTGAAGCTTGATCGGCTGAACTACGAGAAGAAGCACTTAGCTCATCCATACTCGTTGTGACTTGCTGCACAGATGTCTCTTGATTCTCTAAGGTTTCAGTTACTTTTTTAAGCAATTGCTGCTGTTTCAATAACGCACTTTCTAAGGCTTGATTTCGCTGAGAAATTTCATCCGCCATCAAATTAAAAGCCTTTGCCAAAATACCGATTTCATCTTGACGATCATTTTGAATTAAAACAGAATAATCCCCCGCAGAAATTTGACGAGTAGCCCTGATAAGTTCTTTTAAAGGTGTAGCAATTTGTGACCGAATAATGAATCCTAGAGCAACACTTAAACACCCCAGAAATATCAAAGCAAAAATGGCATTAAATACAGCTATACCTAGCACTTTTTCTCGTAAAGTATTCTTAGGTAGAACGGTCACAAAGTACCAATTAGGTGTCGGAATACTTTGTACAGCTAAATATTCACCATTCAATTTATTATCGATAATCCCTTCTTCAGAAGGTGCATTTGTTACTAATTCAAAAATATGGCGTAGATGGGGATCTTCCGATTCGGCTATACTATAAGCAACAGTGCTTTCTGAAATTTTTTCCATTAAATTAGGATGAGCAATTAACTTTCCTTCCCGATTAAAAATGAGATTATATCCTCCCTCGATATGATCATCAATGGTGCGCTCAATTAAACTGTTTAAGCGAATATCATGGGCTACTGTAGCAATCGGTTGATCATTTATTTCTACCGGAGTAGAACAACTAACTAACCAAATTTCACTGACTTCTTCAAGATAGGGAGACGTGCAAACTGTTGTTCGTTCCGGATTATTTGCAGGAGTAGCAACCTCATACTCTTCTTGATCTGGCATATTTAAAGTAGCCGATGTTTCTTGACTCCAAGTGGGGAATTCTGGCCAATAAACAATAATAATATTGTCAGGAGTCATGACAAAAGTGCTTTGAAAACGATTATGCCATGCTCGACCATAGGATTCTATCAATCTCTGAAGCATTAAAACCCTGCCCTGAAGCTCAGGAGTAATTGATAAAGACGGATCAATATGTACTCCAGCTTGACGCTCCCCATCGAAATTTTCAGGACGATTACGCACCACACCATCGGGAAAACGGACAAACAAACTATTAAATTCCTCTTCTAAATTATCCGTAGCGAGATCCTCTATTTGTTCAATAATTTGCTGTTTTAGAATTTGGTGATTATCCGCCGCCAATTGAAATACTTCCTGTTCTCGTTCTACCCTTGTTGTTACAGAAGAACTGAGTTGTTCCAGGCGCTGATCTCGCAATAGGGAAAACATTTGTTGATAACCAACAAAGGTTGCCGAAACGACTAAAATACTCGAAGCAATCACAATTCTTGATAAAGTCTTTTGCGTTATTGAACCTTTGATCAGGTCGTCTTGAGTGAGTTTTTTGTTATCGGGAAAGTTAAACATAATTGACCTCGCCTTGTTATCTTGCCTTAGTATTTTTGCCTAGATACTTTGACAAAATATAGGTTGATTGCTCAAATCGCAGGAGGAATTCATAAATTCCCCCTACCATCACCTATTTAGGATTGTTATAAGTAAGCCAACTTCTACAATCCTACTGATTGATATTGAGGGCTACTATTGCTGGCAATAAACACAGCACCTTGACTCATAAACAATGTCATCAACTCAGCAGATAATCCTTCAACACTGATAAATTCTGCTTTCTCTACCCCCACATCTACCCAAGTTGCACCTTGAGCATTAGTCTTAATTAATTTGGCGTGATTTAACGTCGTATCGACTAACTTGGCTCGCTTCAAAGTCGCATTACTTAAATCCACATAACTTAAGGTAGCATGACTTAAATCCGCCCCACTTAAATCTGCCCCACTTAAATCCGCCCCACTTAAATCCGCCCCACTTAAATTTGCCCCAATTAACTCCGCTTCACTTAAATCCGCCCCACTTAAATTTGCATTACACAGATTGGCATTAATCAAGTTAGCGCGGAATAAATTGGTTCCTAATAAATTCGCTCGATAGAGATTGGCACTAAACAGGTTACAGCGAAACAAACTCGCACCGCTTAAATTCACCCCCTCTAAGTCACAACGAAAGAGATCCAGATCCCGAAAATCTCTGGCTCCGGCTGCATATTTTTGTAACAAAGTATTTACATCCATGATGGTTTGTATCGCTAAGGTTGACCAATACTTCTATTGTCCCAAAATCCTACAAATTCATGGCTTTTGTAAAGTTATTTTGCAATTTTCGGTAATCTGGGGTGTTTTATTGGCAACTCTACCCCCATTCTAGGGGGAATTCATCAATTCCCCCTACCATTACCTATCCACCTATTTAGAGTTTGCGGAAAAAACCGTTCTCTGCGAGACGCTAGACTCAACAAGGGAATAGGGAATAGGTAATAATTCTTAATTCCCTGACTCTCGGATTTATTCAGCAAGCCCTATTTAGGATAGGTTTTGCTAGGGTGTTCTATAATATTTGTGCAGTTGTACCGATTGAGATGATGATCACAATCCCAGCAGATTTTAACTGGAAAAAGCTACAAAATGGTTCAGATATTCGTGGTGTTGCCTTGGAAGGTGTGCCGGATGAAGTGGTCAATTTAACGCCCGAGGTGGCGACAGGTTTAGGGCAAGCTTTTGTTCAGTGGTTGAGTGAAAAACGGGCAAAATCTACGCCAGAATTAAAAATAGGAGTAGGGCGAGATAGTCGATTGTCAGGGGTTGAATTAATGGGGGCTACGATTAGGGGAATTCAAGCTTTGGGGTGTCGGGTGTATGATTTTGGTATGGCTTCAACTCCGGCGATGTTTATGAGTACCGTAACGCCAGATTTTGAATGTGATGGGGCGATTATGTTAACGGCTAGTCATTTACCCTTTAATCGCAATGGATTTAAGTTTTTTACGGCCGAGGGAGG contains the following coding sequences:
- a CDS encoding methyl-accepting chemotaxis protein encodes the protein MFNFPDNKKLTQDDLIKGSITQKTLSRIVIASSILVVSATFVGYQQMFSLLRDQRLEQLSSSVTTRVEREQEVFQLAADNHQILKQQIIEQIEDLATDNLEEEFNSLFVRFPDGVVRNRPENFDGERQAGVHIDPSLSITPELQGRVLMLQRLIESYGRAWHNRFQSTFVMTPDNIIIVYWPEFPTWSQETSATLNMPDQEEYEVATPANNPERTTVCTSPYLEEVSEIWLVSCSTPVEINDQPIATVAHDIRLNSLIERTIDDHIEGGYNLIFNREGKLIAHPNLMEKISESTVAYSIAESEDPHLRHIFELVTNAPSEEGIIDNKLNGEYLAVQSIPTPNWYFVTVLPKNTLREKVLGIAVFNAIFALIFLGCLSVALGFIIRSQIATPLKELIRATRQISAGDYSVLIQNDRQDEIGILAKAFNLMADEISQRNQALESALLKQQQLLKKVTETLENQETSVQQVTTSMDELSASSRSSADQASEAAKGAHRVLSLIEGQDNLVESYNHFSLQENVKRLTTEIGDLNQQVNKIGIISAVVSDLANQTNMLALNAAVEAVRSGVNGAGFNVIAEEIRRLSDQSQSSAAAINHLVEKIQSAMSSTVQVTSDSQDALQTVVSAVNHIVVNSEQISLNTHQQSVAIEQILATMKHLKGMGKEGD
- a CDS encoding pentapeptide repeat-containing protein — translated: MDVNTLLQKYAAGARDFRDLDLFRCDLEGVNLSGASLFRCNLFSANLYRANLLGTNLFRANLINANLCNANLSGADLSEAELIGANLSGADLSGADLSGADLSGADLSHATLSYVDLSNATLKRAKLVDTTLNHAKLIKTNAQGATWVDVGVEKAEFISVEGLSAELMTLFMSQGAVFIASNSSPQYQSVGL